The proteins below are encoded in one region of Methanofollis aquaemaris:
- a CDS encoding HEAT repeat domain-containing protein, whose product MEHEQTDDLAGEALRLALGGAEEARIRRMASIFLGKTGGASSVGALETALRDPDKEVRAEAMRALVACGSAGFPVLLAALRDPDWRVRYRAAEGLGLIGERRAVAPLVRALKDEREHVRYMAAKALGQIADPAARGALLPLLRDPNPPARKAAATALGQIGGAEAVLEEALVDEPSGAVRRALRDALGRP is encoded by the coding sequence ATGGAGCATGAACAGACCGACGACCTCGCCGGGGAGGCCCTCCGCCTCGCCCTCGGCGGGGCCGAGGAGGCCAGGATCCGGAGGATGGCCTCCATCTTTCTGGGAAAGACCGGGGGCGCTTCATCGGTCGGGGCGCTGGAGACGGCGCTCCGCGACCCCGACAAGGAGGTGCGGGCCGAGGCGATGCGGGCGCTGGTCGCCTGCGGGTCGGCGGGTTTTCCGGTCCTTCTCGCCGCCCTCCGCGACCCCGACTGGCGGGTCCGGTATCGTGCCGCCGAAGGGCTCGGGCTGATCGGAGAACGGCGGGCCGTCGCCCCGCTCGTCAGAGCGCTCAAGGACGAACGGGAGCACGTGCGCTACATGGCGGCAAAGGCCCTCGGCCAGATCGCCGACCCGGCGGCGAGAGGGGCACTCCTGCCCCTCCTCCGCGATCCCAACCCCCCGGCGCGGAAGGCGGCGGCGACGGCCCTCGGGCAGATCGGCGGGGCCGAGGCGGTCCTGGAAGAGGCCCTTGTCGACGAACCCTCGGGTGCGGTCAGGCGGGCATTGAGGGACGCCCTCGGCCGACCGTGA
- a CDS encoding KEOPS complex subunit Pcc1 → MHEAVFSFETPAAPFLYRALAPEAGEVAGSRSREAVALPDPETLVLSVQAEDVHALRAALNMWLRLINVADEVQEMIRHE, encoded by the coding sequence ATGCATGAGGCGGTCTTTTCTTTTGAAACGCCTGCCGCACCCTTCCTGTACCGGGCCCTCGCCCCTGAGGCAGGGGAGGTGGCAGGCTCGCGGTCCCGCGAGGCGGTCGCCCTCCCTGATCCAGAGACTCTGGTCCTCTCGGTGCAGGCCGAGGATGTCCACGCTCTGCGGGCGGCGCTGAACATGTGGCTCCGGTTGATCAATGTGGCAGATGAAGTTCAGGAGATGATCAGGCATGAGTAG
- a CDS encoding SLATT domain-containing protein gives MDRFAVPLTVQIGVSGAGNLAPALARLDDILAHTPHTYLALSTGPGPVPGTDAHRQVVSLEELVRECDLLIVSGAADGALAAARAAGRTALLISAAGQVSAEIHGDRILENLRAYDDFNAEEVNQKTIDEKVALWSADVRAALRKAGLSPALFEPLNRSLLPSYIRTRLLADRYRRRHLGAGTAVYALATAAIATVALQILFLPEHPEVIWFEVAEIAAALFLLIAARTLDWHRKWLDYRLLAERMRSALFLCFVCIRCELPDAHPALTLSHPSDDWMTRAFEGLLETRPIEYCYLSMPLGPLKEFLLSAWIDRQVAWYAGTARRNRAWFERLLYAGEFFFIATLIAAAAHASGAGHGYDPLLAAATLIFPSVAATLGAVRTQREYRQTAERASRMLNRLSSIALEIREAEDMSTLCALLGRADEAMLREQQEWQAVFRFRELESL, from the coding sequence ATGGACCGGTTTGCCGTCCCCCTCACGGTACAGATCGGTGTCTCGGGTGCCGGCAACCTGGCGCCGGCCCTGGCCCGCCTCGACGACATCCTCGCCCATACTCCCCATACCTATCTCGCTCTCTCGACCGGTCCGGGCCCGGTGCCGGGCACCGACGCCCACCGGCAGGTCGTCTCCCTCGAAGAGTTGGTCCGCGAGTGCGATCTTCTTATCGTCTCAGGTGCCGCGGACGGTGCCCTCGCCGCCGCAAGGGCCGCGGGCCGGACCGCACTGCTGATCTCCGCTGCGGGCCAGGTCAGCGCCGAGATCCATGGCGACCGGATCCTCGAAAACCTCAGGGCCTATGATGATTTCAATGCCGAAGAGGTCAATCAAAAAACGATCGATGAAAAGGTTGCTCTCTGGTCGGCTGATGTCCGTGCTGCCCTGCGGAAGGCCGGCCTCTCCCCCGCGCTCTTCGAGCCCCTGAACCGCTCGCTGCTTCCGTCGTATATCCGCACCCGGCTCCTTGCCGACCGGTACCGCCGTCGCCACCTCGGCGCCGGGACCGCGGTCTATGCCCTGGCCACCGCGGCGATCGCCACCGTCGCCCTCCAGATCCTCTTTCTCCCTGAACATCCTGAGGTGATCTGGTTCGAGGTGGCCGAGATCGCCGCCGCCCTCTTTCTCCTCATCGCCGCCCGGACTCTGGACTGGCACCGCAAGTGGCTCGACTACCGTCTCCTTGCCGAGCGGATGCGTTCGGCGCTCTTTCTCTGTTTTGTCTGTATCAGGTGCGAGTTGCCCGACGCCCACCCGGCCCTCACCCTCTCCCATCCCTCTGATGACTGGATGACCCGGGCCTTCGAGGGGCTGCTCGAAACCCGTCCAATCGAGTATTGTTATCTCTCGATGCCCCTCGGTCCTCTCAAAGAGTTCCTCCTCTCGGCCTGGATCGACCGGCAGGTCGCCTGGTATGCCGGCACCGCCCGGAGGAACCGGGCCTGGTTCGAGCGCCTCCTCTATGCCGGGGAGTTCTTCTTCATCGCCACGCTCATCGCCGCCGCTGCCCATGCCTCGGGTGCGGGCCATGGGTACGACCCCCTCCTCGCCGCGGCGACGCTCATCTTCCCGTCGGTCGCGGCAACCCTCGGGGCGGTGCGGACTCAGCGCGAGTACCGGCAGACCGCCGAGCGGGCCTCGCGGATGCTCAACCGCCTCTCATCCATCGCCCTCGAGATCAGGGAGGCCGAGGATATGTCCACCCTCTGCGCCCTCCTCGGCCGGGCCGACGAGGCGATGCTGCGGGAGCAGCAGGAGTGGCAGGCGGTCTTTCGGTTCAGGGAACTCGAGAGCCTCTGA
- a CDS encoding RNase P subunit p30 family protein, translating into MAYADACVHPYPSGDTTAARLALEARACGFDTLVSTAGAGEFFGVKVVKGVLIRGRTPRDVARSVRRVPADALVLVEGGDDGFNRAVLSTGGVDVIRGMHRAPRRAFDFVAARTAAEHEVAVEIDLAPIVAWRGRERQKVLGRYADLLGLQRKYGFSFCIASNAHSVLDLRSVRETVGLCSLFGMEEDEVRAALSTVEGLLDRQGPVRVVA; encoded by the coding sequence ATGGCGTATGCCGATGCCTGCGTGCATCCTTATCCTTCAGGCGACACGACCGCCGCTCGCCTCGCCCTCGAGGCTCGTGCCTGTGGTTTTGACACCCTCGTCTCAACCGCCGGTGCAGGGGAGTTCTTCGGGGTGAAGGTGGTGAAGGGCGTCCTGATCAGGGGGCGGACCCCCCGGGACGTCGCACGGAGCGTACGCCGCGTCCCTGCTGACGCCCTGGTCCTTGTCGAAGGGGGGGACGACGGATTCAACCGGGCGGTGCTCTCGACCGGCGGGGTCGATGTGATCCGCGGGATGCACCGGGCCCCGAGACGGGCCTTCGACTTTGTGGCTGCGAGGACCGCGGCCGAACATGAGGTGGCCGTCGAGATCGACCTCGCCCCCATCGTCGCCTGGCGCGGCCGGGAGCGGCAGAAGGTGCTCGGGCGGTATGCCGACCTCCTTGGTCTCCAGCGGAAGTATGGCTTCTCATTCTGCATCGCCAGTAACGCCCATTCGGTCCTCGACCTCAGAAGCGTGCGGGAGACGGTGGGGCTCTGCTCCCTCTTCGGGATGGAGGAGGACGAGGTACGGGCTGCCCTCTCCACGGTGGAGGGGCTGCTCGATCGCCAGGGCCCGGTGAGGGTGGTGGCATGA
- a CDS encoding Rpp14/Pop5 family protein produces MRARPKALRAKRRYLLVRLLPPWRAVGQKALYLAVNEAVTSLFGDVGAAGIEPAVVYSAGEYAVVRCRRGSEDDLVVACATVTAVGGERVSLRTVATSGTIAALKCRLERDSGRFEPEEARYGENGVPAFRYGRHKVDVLQEDIKGESIVFLTDSEREEI; encoded by the coding sequence ATGAGGGCGAGACCCAAGGCCCTCCGTGCCAAACGGCGATACCTTCTGGTCAGGCTTCTCCCGCCATGGCGGGCGGTCGGGCAGAAGGCGCTGTACCTCGCGGTCAACGAGGCGGTCACCTCTCTCTTCGGAGATGTCGGTGCCGCCGGGATCGAACCGGCGGTGGTCTACTCGGCAGGCGAGTACGCTGTCGTCCGCTGTCGACGGGGCTCAGAGGACGATCTGGTCGTCGCCTGTGCTACCGTCACGGCCGTCGGGGGGGAGCGGGTCTCCCTGCGGACGGTTGCGACCTCCGGGACCATTGCCGCGCTCAAGTGTCGACTGGAACGTGACTCGGGGCGCTTTGAACCCGAAGAAGCGCGCTATGGTGAAAATGGGGTGCCGGCGTTCAGATACGGACGGCATAAGGTTGATGTGTTACAGGAAGATATTAAAGGAGAGAGCATAGTCTTTTTGACAGATAGTGAGAGAGAGGAGATCTAA
- the psmA gene encoding archaeal proteasome endopeptidase complex subunit alpha: MQPQYQMGYDRAITVFSPDGRLYQVEYAREAVKRGTTAVGIKCKDGVILLVDKRVASRLLEPESIEKIYKIDDHIGVASSGLVGDARLLVERSRVEAQINRVTYDESIDVDTLAKKICDHMQVYTQFGGARPYGTALLIAGVSEGECRLFETDPSGTLLEYKATGIGIGRAAVMKVFEEEYDPEIDVKQGVHLGLKALHAATEGKFDVSTVEIGVIEVENPAFRKMEPEEVKAFVDETEFETTAGEE, translated from the coding sequence ATGCAGCCACAATATCAGATGGGATATGACCGGGCCATCACGGTGTTCAGCCCGGACGGCCGGCTCTACCAGGTGGAGTACGCCCGTGAGGCGGTCAAGCGCGGGACCACCGCGGTGGGGATCAAGTGCAAGGACGGGGTGATCCTCCTCGTCGACAAGCGGGTGGCATCGCGCCTGCTCGAACCGGAATCGATCGAGAAGATCTACAAGATCGACGACCACATCGGTGTCGCGTCGTCGGGGCTTGTCGGGGACGCCCGGCTCCTGGTCGAGCGGTCGAGGGTCGAGGCTCAGATCAACCGGGTCACCTATGACGAGTCGATCGATGTCGATACCCTGGCCAAGAAGATCTGCGACCACATGCAGGTCTACACCCAGTTCGGCGGGGCACGTCCGTACGGGACGGCCCTGCTCATCGCGGGGGTCTCAGAGGGCGAGTGTCGCCTCTTCGAGACCGATCCCTCGGGGACGCTCCTGGAGTACAAGGCCACCGGGATCGGGATCGGCCGTGCAGCGGTGATGAAGGTCTTCGAGGAAGAGTACGACCCCGAGATAGACGTCAAGCAGGGGGTGCACCTTGGACTCAAGGCCCTTCATGCCGCGACCGAAGGGAAGTTCGATGTCAGTACGGTCGAGATCGGGGTCATCGAGGTCGAGAACCCGGCTTTCCGCAAGATGGAACCAGAAGAAGTGAAGGCCTTCGTCGACGAGACTGAGTTTGAGACGACGGCCGGCGAGGAGTGA
- a CDS encoding prefoldin subunit beta: protein MSSNISPKVQQQLAMLQQIQQQVQTVVGQKTQYEMAVKETNRAVEELKEVADDAPVFVNVGTVMMQQEKATVLASLTEKAETLELRIKSLEKQEKALQMKFEQLQAQVKQAIGGPQQAA from the coding sequence ATGAGTAGTAATATTTCCCCGAAGGTGCAGCAGCAGCTTGCGATGCTCCAGCAGATCCAGCAGCAGGTCCAGACGGTGGTCGGGCAGAAGACCCAGTACGAGATGGCGGTGAAGGAGACGAACCGTGCTGTCGAGGAACTCAAAGAGGTCGCGGACGACGCCCCGGTCTTTGTGAACGTGGGTACCGTGATGATGCAGCAGGAGAAGGCGACGGTGCTCGCCTCGCTCACCGAGAAGGCCGAGACGCTTGAACTGCGGATCAAGTCGCTGGAGAAGCAGGAGAAGGCGCTCCAGATGAAGTTCGAGCAGCTCCAGGCCCAGGTCAAGCAGGCGATCGGCGGGCCGCAGCAGGCGGCATAA
- a CDS encoding Brix domain-containing protein has translation MTVVTTSRKAAHDLRALARHLAFATGARYMPRGKTGFAALGDEPVIVFSREHGKVRLQIVEEGTIIFDALVGKVTLSEREGPIVRTLRVSDQSVYDVLKRYCEAELVEAAEPLVIYDGQQKKRVVLEVVPDA, from the coding sequence ATGACCGTCGTCACCACCTCAAGAAAGGCGGCGCACGACCTGCGGGCGCTTGCCCGGCACCTCGCTTTTGCGACGGGTGCCAGGTACATGCCCCGTGGGAAGACGGGATTTGCGGCCCTTGGCGATGAGCCGGTTATCGTTTTTTCGCGTGAGCACGGGAAGGTCCGGCTCCAGATCGTAGAAGAAGGGACGATCATTTTTGATGCATTGGTCGGGAAGGTGACACTCTCCGAGCGGGAGGGCCCCATCGTCCGGACGCTCCGCGTCTCAGACCAATCGGTTTATGATGTCCTGAAAAGATATTGTGAAGCAGAGCTGGTCGAGGCCGCAGAGCCGCTTGTCATCTATGACGGTCAGCAGAAGAAGCGTGTCGTTCTCGAGGTGGTGCCGGATGCATGA
- a CDS encoding 2-isopropylmalate synthase has protein sequence MALFDTTLRDGEQTPGVSFTTEQKVEIAGQLAGIGVKIIEAGFPASSAEEREAVRAIVAAGTGAEICGLARMRRDDVDACLDCDVDMIHLFIPTSKVQREHTVRMSMDEVLAATAEVVGYAREHVDHVLFSPMDATRTDWDDLVRACRTAVEAGATVVNIPDTVGVMTPSAMKELITHVVKEVKAPIDVHCHNDFGLAVANTLAAVEAGASQVQVTVNGMGERAGNADLAQTVMALEAIYGIGTGVETSRLVETSRLVSRHANFAVPSLQPVVGENAFAHESGIHAHGVLEHPETFEPGVMTPEMVGHRRRIKFGKHAGRHAVSQMLADVHLTPTDAQLDQILEKVKAFSGRGRRVTDADLYAIAEEVVGMGAVTPSVQLSDISVLTGTHALPTASIRLVVDGTEKVACSTGNGPVDAAMRAILGCLPEPVHLKEFSIEAITGGTDAIGHVTIAVEDRAGHIFDASASSDDIVTASVDAMINAVNLVRRVEKGE, from the coding sequence ATCGCTCTTTTCGACACCACGCTGAGAGACGGCGAACAAACGCCAGGCGTATCCTTCACCACCGAGCAGAAGGTCGAGATCGCCGGGCAGCTCGCCGGGATCGGGGTGAAGATCATCGAGGCCGGGTTCCCGGCATCCTCGGCAGAGGAACGGGAGGCCGTCAGGGCCATCGTCGCCGCGGGGACCGGTGCGGAGATCTGCGGGCTCGCACGGATGCGCAGAGACGATGTCGACGCCTGTCTCGACTGCGATGTCGATATGATCCACCTTTTCATCCCGACCTCGAAGGTCCAGCGTGAGCACACTGTGCGGATGAGCATGGACGAGGTGCTCGCGGCCACCGCCGAGGTCGTCGGCTATGCCAGGGAGCATGTGGACCATGTCCTCTTCTCGCCGATGGACGCCACCAGGACCGACTGGGACGACCTGGTCAGGGCCTGCCGGACGGCTGTGGAGGCCGGGGCCACGGTGGTGAACATCCCCGACACCGTGGGGGTGATGACCCCCTCGGCAATGAAGGAGTTGATCACCCATGTCGTGAAAGAGGTGAAGGCTCCGATCGACGTCCACTGCCACAACGACTTCGGCCTCGCCGTCGCCAACACCCTGGCGGCGGTGGAGGCCGGGGCCTCCCAGGTCCAGGTGACCGTGAACGGGATGGGCGAGCGGGCCGGGAACGCCGACCTCGCCCAGACGGTGATGGCCCTGGAGGCGATCTACGGGATCGGCACAGGCGTCGAGACCTCACGGCTGGTCGAGACCTCGCGGCTCGTCTCCCGCCACGCCAACTTCGCGGTCCCATCCCTGCAGCCGGTCGTCGGCGAGAACGCCTTCGCCCATGAGAGCGGGATCCATGCCCACGGCGTGCTCGAACATCCTGAGACCTTCGAGCCAGGGGTGATGACCCCCGAGATGGTCGGGCACCGGCGCCGGATCAAGTTCGGCAAACATGCCGGCCGGCACGCCGTCAGCCAGATGCTCGCCGACGTCCACCTCACCCCGACCGACGCCCAGCTCGACCAGATCCTGGAGAAGGTCAAGGCCTTCTCAGGGCGCGGCCGCCGGGTCACCGACGCCGACCTCTATGCAATCGCCGAGGAGGTGGTGGGGATGGGCGCCGTGACCCCGTCGGTCCAGCTCTCCGACATCTCGGTGCTCACCGGCACCCACGCCCTCCCGACGGCCTCGATCCGCCTGGTCGTCGACGGGACCGAGAAAGTGGCGTGCAGCACCGGCAACGGCCCGGTGGACGCTGCGATGCGGGCGATCCTCGGGTGCCTGCCCGAACCCGTACACCTGAAGGAGTTCTCCATCGAGGCGATCACCGGCGGGACCGACGCCATCGGGCATGTGACCATTGCGGTGGAGGACCGGGCAGGCCACATCTTCGACGCCTCGGCCTCCTCAGACGACATTGTCACCGCCTCGGTCGACGCCATGATCAATGCCGTCAACCTGGTCAGACGGGTCGAGAAAGGGGAGTGA
- a CDS encoding DUF4129 domain-containing protein codes for MKRILLGVLIVACLALVAFHAQEPMLYTAENTSSIGEVDLSVAEKMDPKKAETVMPLLEEILGQGGPVVLSVKVKDWESAQKELEEYAEMTRSMDNLVLSLDLSGTDINEFREKSRENRDALETLVNGTARLDHLKQLEVTYRDSDNPSMYYSVIYEEEAIKKQLQESYKTYSGHSDDLSAIGEKYETDTAKLKDSVETYGEIVGGLDNGTSRPGIPAPGIGISLAPTEAKFGDLVRWHGTLGTRTEGTEIESYLDSRPYETTVTGAGGEYAFSYPIEKTRAGPHLVYVQSDRSASDLVPFSVLTSPSNLSLQVTAEDEVVTCTGTLTANGRGVDGARVQVIVDNAVVARPVTGKEGDYEVEVSLKAGEHRLRAEFTGEEYPLWPSSSEEIPVQTGSSPFSPRNLMTIGGGLAIGLLAGVVFLRWSRRRPDVAPDTAHRDEEISVTAEETATGEVQAPTIPQTPEEAAARLWIDLADAAGIEYDVKNPRSQTPRELVKALKYTPGAESAGAFVKLYERIRYAGDRCTWEEVEELERLLGVFRGSRVP; via the coding sequence ATGAAACGCATCCTCCTTGGCGTGCTGATCGTGGCCTGCCTGGCCCTGGTCGCCTTCCATGCGCAGGAGCCGATGCTGTACACTGCGGAGAACACGAGTTCGATCGGCGAGGTTGACCTCTCGGTGGCCGAGAAGATGGACCCGAAGAAGGCGGAGACGGTGATGCCCCTCCTCGAGGAGATCCTCGGACAGGGAGGCCCGGTGGTCCTCTCGGTGAAGGTGAAAGACTGGGAGAGTGCGCAGAAAGAACTGGAAGAGTACGCCGAGATGACCAGGTCCATGGACAACCTGGTCCTCTCCCTCGACCTCTCAGGGACCGACATCAACGAGTTCAGAGAGAAGAGCCGGGAGAACCGGGACGCCCTGGAGACCCTGGTGAACGGCACCGCACGCCTCGACCATCTCAAGCAGCTGGAGGTCACCTACCGGGACAGTGACAACCCCTCGATGTATTATTCGGTTATCTACGAGGAAGAGGCGATCAAAAAACAGCTTCAGGAATCGTATAAGACCTACTCCGGGCATAGCGACGATCTCTCCGCCATCGGCGAGAAGTACGAAACCGATACCGCGAAATTAAAAGACAGCGTCGAGACCTACGGAGAGATCGTGGGAGGTCTCGACAACGGCACGTCCAGGCCAGGCATCCCGGCCCCGGGGATCGGGATCTCCCTGGCGCCGACCGAGGCGAAGTTTGGCGACCTCGTGCGATGGCACGGCACGCTCGGAACCCGGACGGAAGGGACGGAGATTGAGAGTTACCTGGACAGCAGGCCCTACGAGACCACCGTCACCGGCGCCGGCGGGGAGTACGCCTTCTCATACCCGATCGAAAAGACCAGGGCCGGGCCGCACCTGGTGTATGTCCAGTCGGACAGGTCGGCCTCAGACCTCGTCCCCTTCAGCGTCCTCACCTCGCCCTCCAACCTCAGCCTCCAGGTGACGGCCGAGGACGAGGTCGTCACATGCACCGGGACACTCACCGCAAACGGACGCGGCGTCGACGGCGCCAGGGTGCAGGTCATCGTCGACAACGCCGTCGTCGCGAGGCCGGTCACCGGAAAAGAGGGAGATTACGAGGTCGAGGTCTCGCTCAAAGCAGGAGAGCATCGTTTGAGAGCCGAATTCACCGGGGAGGAGTACCCGCTCTGGCCCTCGTCGAGCGAGGAGATCCCGGTCCAGACCGGTTCCTCCCCCTTCTCTCCCCGAAACCTCATGACCATCGGCGGAGGACTGGCCATAGGCCTCCTCGCCGGCGTCGTCTTCCTGCGCTGGTCAAGGCGCAGGCCCGACGTTGCTCCGGACACAGCACACAGAGACGAAGAGATAAGCGTGACAGCAGAGGAGACCGCGACCGGAGAAGTACAGGCCCCGACTATACCACAGACCCCGGAAGAGGCGGCGGCCAGGCTCTGGATCGACCTTGCCGATGCCGCCGGGATCGAGTACGACGTGAAGAACCCGCGGTCACAGACCCCGCGCGAACTCGTGAAGGCCCTCAAATATACCCCGGGAGCGGAAAGTGCGGGGGCATTTGTGAAACTCTACGAGCGTATACGCTATGCCGGGGACCGGTGCACCTGGGAAGAGGTCGAGGAACTCGAACGACTGCTCGGTGTGTTCAGAGGCTCTCGAGTTCCCTGA
- a CDS encoding nucleotidyltransferase family protein: MRPHLQTDDFRRLQERSAWIREHFGVKRIGIFGSVARGEETPTSDIDILVDFAEGGATFQNFMALIRYLEALFGRRVDLVTTRGIDPYLRPYIEDEVIWCEA; the protein is encoded by the coding sequence GTGAGACCTCACCTCCAGACCGACGACTTCAGGCGATTGCAGGAGCGATCGGCCTGGATCAGGGAACATTTTGGCGTGAAGCGGATCGGCATCTTCGGGTCTGTTGCCAGGGGAGAAGAGACGCCGACGAGCGATATCGATATCCTTGTGGACTTTGCAGAAGGGGGGGCCACGTTCCAGAATTTCATGGCCCTCATCCGGTACCTCGAAGCCCTCTTCGGCCGGAGGGTGGACCTGGTCACCACCCGCGGGATCGACCCCTATCTCCGCCCGTACATTGAGGATGAGGTGATCTGGTGTGAAGCGTGA
- a CDS encoding ribosome assembly factor SBDS, with the protein MIPLDRAVVARLESHGERFEIGVDPDLAQQVRQGADVSIEDVVAAETIFENFAHGDRASEETLQKVFETTDFEPIARRILTKGEIHLTSEQRKKMIEERRRQVITYIARNAVNPQTKLPHPPQRIEMAMEEARVNIDPFKSVEEQVKVAMKALRPIIPIRFEELRVAVRIPADYAPKAYGEMQASVTIEREEWQNDGSWICVCRIPAGVQNDLYTLVNRLSRGDGEVKVLEQVY; encoded by the coding sequence ATGATCCCGCTTGACCGGGCAGTGGTGGCACGTCTGGAGAGCCACGGCGAGCGGTTCGAGATCGGGGTCGACCCCGATCTTGCGCAGCAGGTACGGCAGGGTGCGGACGTCTCGATCGAGGACGTCGTCGCGGCCGAGACGATCTTTGAGAACTTTGCCCATGGGGACCGGGCCTCGGAAGAGACCCTGCAGAAGGTCTTCGAGACGACCGATTTCGAGCCGATCGCCCGGCGGATCCTCACGAAGGGTGAGATCCACCTCACCTCAGAACAGCGCAAGAAGATGATCGAGGAGCGGCGCCGGCAGGTGATCACTTACATCGCCCGCAACGCCGTCAACCCGCAGACCAAACTCCCGCACCCGCCGCAGCGGATCGAGATGGCGATGGAGGAGGCACGGGTGAACATCGATCCCTTCAAGTCGGTGGAGGAGCAGGTGAAGGTGGCGATGAAGGCCCTGCGTCCGATCATCCCGATCCGTTTCGAGGAGTTGCGGGTTGCGGTGCGGATCCCGGCCGACTATGCGCCCAAGGCCTATGGCGAGATGCAGGCCTCGGTGACGATCGAGCGGGAGGAGTGGCAGAACGACGGGTCCTGGATCTGCGTCTGCCGCATCCCGGCCGGGGTCCAGAACGATCTTTACACGCTGGTCAACCGTCTCTCCAGGGGCGACGGCGAGGTCAAGGTGCTTGAACAAGTATATTAA
- a CDS encoding DNA-directed RNA polymerase subunit P translates to MAGSYKCARCKQKVEIDIDSEGRKQIRCPYCGHRILFKERGAGIKELKAQ, encoded by the coding sequence GTGGCTGGTTCATATAAGTGTGCGCGGTGCAAGCAGAAGGTGGAGATCGATATCGACTCCGAGGGGCGCAAGCAGATCCGCTGCCCCTACTGCGGGCACCGTATCCTCTTTAAGGAAAGAGGGGCCGGGATCAAAGAGCTGAAGGCTCAATGA
- a CDS encoding 50S ribosomal protein L15e, whose protein sequence is MAKSMYSYVREAWKNPEASEVKALLWERMQTWRREGAVVRLDHPTRIDRARTLGYKAKQGVIVVRARIRRGGRRKSRYIRGRRTARMGMRRITGGKSIQRIAEERASRKYPNMEVLNSYWVGQDGRYKWYEIILVDGSHPSVRNDPSLAWVANANQRGRAERGKTSAGHKGRGMRRRGKGTEKTRPSIRSNANRGK, encoded by the coding sequence ATGGCAAAGTCAATGTATTCCTACGTCCGTGAGGCGTGGAAGAACCCTGAAGCCAGCGAGGTCAAGGCCCTCCTCTGGGAGAGGATGCAGACCTGGCGGCGTGAGGGTGCTGTGGTCCGTCTGGACCACCCGACCCGTATCGACCGTGCACGCACCCTTGGCTACAAGGCCAAGCAGGGCGTCATCGTCGTTCGTGCCCGGATCCGCCGCGGCGGTCGGAGGAAGTCCAGATACATCCGCGGCCGCAGGACCGCGAGGATGGGCATGCGCCGGATCACCGGCGGCAAGAGCATCCAGCGGATCGCTGAGGAGCGCGCCTCCCGGAAGTACCCGAACATGGAAGTCCTCAACTCGTACTGGGTTGGTCAGGACGGACGGTACAAGTGGTACGAGATCATCCTCGTCGATGGGAGTCACCCGTCGGTCAGGAACGATCCGTCGCTCGCCTGGGTGGCCAACGCCAACCAGCGCGGCCGTGCCGAGCGCGGCAAGACGTCGGCAGGTCACAAGGGCCGGGGCATGCGTCGCAGGGGTAAGGGTACCGAGAAGACCCGCCCGAGCATCAGGTCCAACGCGAACCGCGGCAAGTAA
- a CDS encoding 50S ribosomal protein L37ae has product MARRKQKAKGKVTGSAGRFGPRYGRFIRKRVLQVEKVQKATHTCPRCDHVAVKRVGTGIWECRKCGFKFAGGAYAPQTPSLRVALRTIERAIESQE; this is encoded by the coding sequence ATGGCGAGGCGTAAACAGAAGGCAAAAGGTAAAGTCACCGGAAGTGCCGGTAGATTCGGGCCGCGTTACGGCAGGTTCATCCGTAAAAGAGTGCTTCAGGTGGAGAAGGTCCAGAAGGCCACGCACACCTGTCCCCGCTGCGACCATGTCGCGGTGAAGCGGGTCGGCACCGGTATCTGGGAATGCCGCAAGTGCGGGTTCAAGTTCGCCGGTGGCGCCTATGCTCCGCAGACCCCGTCGCTGCGCGTGGCGCTCAGGACAATCGAGCGTGCCATTGAGTCGCAGGAGTAA